In Flavobacterium luteolum, the DNA window ACTTTCAACGTATTTAAGGACAAAATACTTCTTCATAAATACAGTCAAACCTACTTTGACAAAGCCGATCACGATAAAAAAATACCATCAAAAACTTGGACAAAAAAAGATTTTAATGATATTAATTTTGAAGATGTTACTGAAGATTTTTTGCTAAAGTTAAGTCAAACAAAACCGAAAAAATAATAATGAAGTTTAATGCAAATTTCCCTGATAGAGCGAGCATCTCGTTCGTGATAATTTGTATTAGATTGTATTTTAAGCACCTCAGGGACTATCTAGAGAGACACTTCCGCTAGCAGAGGAGCAAACTTGGAGTTTTTGTTTCTAATAAACACTAACCAATACAAAAATATGAATTCTAATTATATAAAATACTTAAATCAAATAGTTATTACCACCGCTATTATAACCTTATTTACAGCTTGCAAAATAAATAAATCTCTCGTTGAAGAAAGTAGTAGTACAAAAGATGTCAATATATATGTCACAGGATATGAATATAATGACAGTAAGTTTGAATCTTCAATTGAGGAAATGGCTGATGAAGTAGGCATGAAACATATTGTAAAATTGTGGAAAAACGGGAAAGATATTGACTTAGAAAGTAAAGAACTATATTCAGACGCAGAATCAGTAGTTGTAAACAACAAAGATGTTTATGTCGTCGGATCTGTTAGACCAAACAAGGAGTATATTGCAGTTATTTGGAAAAACAGAAAAATACAAAAGTTAACAGATGGTAAAACAACTGCTTATGCCAATTCTTTGTTCATAGAGAATAACAATGTTTATATTTTAGGTGCCCAGTTTAATAAAAGTAATTATACTATAAAAGTTTGGAAAAATGGGATTCCCATAGATGAAATTAATGGAGAAAATTGGGTGGATGCTTCTTCATTTTTTGTAGACAAAGGAGATATCTACATTTGTGGATATGAAAATATAATGAATAAATCCACAGCGAAAATTTGGAAAAACGGGAAGCCACAAAATATTACAGATGGAATGAATAATGCTTACGCACTATCTTTATATGTAGAAAAAGGCATTGTTTATACTGTAGGTTATGAAATAATAAACAATAAATATATACCAAAATTATGGATAAACGGAAAGGCTCAAAACCTTTCTGATAATCCAAACAATTCAACTGCAAGAGCAATATATGTAAATAAAAAAACTGCATATATTGTTGGAAGTGAATTTATTAATGGAGTTGAAACAGCAAAGTTATTTATAAATGGTAAACCTAAATATATTACAAATGGTAAAAAAAGGGCCTATGCTACTTCAGTGTTTGTCCATAAAAGCAATATTTATATCACAGGATTTGAGACAAATGATGTAGATAGAACGGTCGCAAAACTATGGGTAAATGGTGTTTCTGAAGACCTAACAGATGGAACAAAAAACGGATTTGCAAATTCGATTTTCATTGAGGAAAAAAAATGAAAATCAATTGTTGAATAAAAGTCTTTTCTCCGGTAAGAGGATGTTCAAAATTTAATAACATTTTTCAATTAAAAATTGACAATAACCCCATTCTCACGAGAGTCCTTTCGTTTGGCATTTAAAAAATGTTAATCTTGAATGTTTTAGGATGAGTAGAAATTATAAATTTTATAAAAGGTAAAAGATTTGTTTTTATAAAGTTTAGAGTATTTCAATTCTGAGAAATATAGTAGGATAAGACTAATATTAATCTAAAAAAGGAAAAGAATAAAAAGCTTTTCGAGAACAAAATTAGTATGCAGACAATAAGTGTAAAATGGAAAATAATTGTTTTTTTGTTCATAACAAATATCAATTTACAAGCGCAATTAAAAAGGTATATGTGTGATCAACATTTTGTCTACCAAGTAGGGCAAACTACAGAACTAAGATCTTTACTTTTTAGTGATAAAATTGATTCGCCAGTTTTTAGTTTACAATACGATCAATCATCAAGTTTTTTAAACTGTGATTATTTAGATTTTTGTTATCAATTTGAAGGTAAAACTTATAATTTACAGGGAAAAATATTTAATAAAAAATACGTGTTGGCTACAACGACATCACAAACCGATATTCAGTGTGAAAATTTACTGCCTGTAGATGGTATTTTTAGTATTGGAAAGTTTAATTGCAAGAAATATCAATCAAAAGTTGGAGAGGAAGGTAAACTTGTAGTTTTATTCACGACAAACTTGAATAATAGTATTGATTACAATAAGCCAATGAAAGAATTTGAAGAATTTTCAAGCGTCGAAATTCCTATTCTAGCGAAAGGAGAGATTATAATACAAATTGGGGTGGAATTTAGAGAAAATGGATATTATAAAATTATTGAACTTGTAAGAAATGAAGAAATCAACCAGGAGTTAATAATATCTGAAAAAAATTTAACTGATACTTATAAGTCACTAATTCTAAATGAAAGATTAGATGAAGAGGAAAATGTTTTATTATCTCCAAGTTATTGTTCTATTTTAGATCTTAATGAAAATTTGGGTCAAGATGTCAGAGAGAAAACAGAAGAATTTTTAAGAAATATGTGTATATATTTTGATAATTTTGGAAATATCAATAATAAAGATTTTTGCAGTTATTATAATAGAGAACTTGAAAGAGAGGCAACTTTTTTAAATAAGCATAAAATTTTAAATTCTTTACAAATCGAACAGTTTAAAAAAGAATTAGAGCGTTATAAAGACTCAAATCGAAAAGAAAACTTCATGTAGATTTATTATATTAAGTTTTCAAATATTAAATATACTAACAAACTACAATTTCCAAAAACAAATAAGCACTAATTACTAACCACCACTGCTAGTAATTATTTCAAAAACCTTATGTAATCCAATTACATGAGGCATTTTGCTATGGGAGTAAATCAAAAAAATATAAAGAATAAAAAATCATGATAGAAAAATTAAGTCATTTTCCCGTAAACTGGATTGATGGGATGAAGATAAATAAGAGTCATTTTTTATCTATTCAGGACAATGTTTCTGAGTTGGTAAATGATGCAATTGGTATTCATACCACACCTATAAGTTATGGTCTGTTGGATTCTGGAAACCAAAATAAAGAGGCTACAAAAATCACTTTAGGAATCGATAATCACAAACTGCTTCGCGTTCGTGTAGAAGAATGCCACGCCATAACGCCAAACGGATCAAGAATAGAAATCAGTAAAAGCAATACGGACACATTAGATCTTCAGATTCCGTATCCAGAAGATACTTATGAGATAAAAGACGGCGAACAATTGGTTTTATTGGCTTGTATTTCGGTTAATTCTAAAAAGAGAATTCCTTTTGGCGAACCAGATCCAGATGAAGTACCGCCAAGATATCCGTACACACAGCCAGAATACAAACTGCATTTAATTAAAGCCGAAGAATTCCGCTCAGGAATTGGATACGGTGGTTTTTATCTCGCAATTGGTAAAATCTTAATTGGAGATACTACAGTTTTAGACGAAGACTATATTCCGTCTTCTGTAACAGTATCCTGTCATCCAAAACTGGTTGATATGCAAGCGCAGATTGCCCGTTCGTTTGGTCAGATTGAGATTTACTCAGTTCAGATTTCTCAAAAAATAAACAGAGGACAGCAGACAGGACTTTTACCACAAACGGTAATGCAATTGGCAGACAATACAGGATACTACTTAGGCAGCTGTTTAACTCAGTTCCGCTGGTTTTCATTGCACCAGCATCCAGCTTCGATGTTAAGCACTGTGGTTGCATTTGCTAGAGTAATGAAGAATTTTATCGATTCAAAATCAGGAGCAGGAAAAGAAGAGCTGTTAAACTATTTTGCCGAATGGTGTGATATCTCGCAAGGAGATTTCGAAATATTGTTTACCACGCTTATAAATGCTGGCTACGATCATGTGCATATCGATAAAACAGCTTCACTGGCTATAAATGCTTTAAATAGAATAGAGAGATTATTCGAAACATTAAGCAAACTGGATTACATCGGTAAGAAAAAAGAAAATATTGAATTGTTTGTTGCTGAAACAGAGAAAAAAGACATCGTTCATAACCCGAAACGTCACGGTTTCTTTATAAAAGACTAAAAAATAAAATAGTAATATAATTATGGAAGTATTAAATAAACAAGAACGCCAAAAAGCATTTATTGCTTTTTTAATTGCCTTTATCTTGACTTTTTTGGTTATGCTGATTGCAGTTTCGTTCAACTTTTACATGCCCGTAGCAGAAAACAAAATGCTGAAAGCAGAAAATGAAATGATGAAAAGAGAATACGATTATCAAACTAATTTTTCGGTTAAAATTGACAGTATCAGAATGACAATCGATTCAATCAATTCGCCAAAAGTAGATAACGATTTTCAGCAGCGACTGGCAAATGTTATGATCGCCAATATTTATCAAAAAGTTCCCAAAGACACTACCGAAAACAAAAAATTATATAACAATGTTATTCTAGCCTACAAGAATATCATTGATTACAAAAAACAAATTAGAAGCCTTACACACAATTCGCACCTAATAGACAGTTTGAACCAGTCGGCTAAAACCTACAAAGAAGAGTTAGAAAAAGTAAGCAGAGACTTAGATGTATGTCGTCAGGTTTACCAAAATCAATAATTAGAAATTTAGAGTAAAGAAATTAATAAACTAATCATTTAAAAATTTGAAATTATGTTGTCAAACTATGGAATTGGAGGTAATGAAGTAAAAATTGATGCAGATGAAGCGATCACTGCAATCCCTCAGAACAGAACACTTGTTGCTCAAAAATTAACAGTAGATGCTCCGGTAAAACCAGAATTGGTAGAAGGAATTACAAGCGTTGAAAAAGCATTCGAACATTTTAAGCCAGAAGTAAAAGTAAATTTTGAAACTGCTGATGGCGCTACTAAAGTTGAGCCTTTAAACTTTAAAAACTTAGGAGATTTTGGCATAAAAGGAATCACAACACAAAGTAGTTTTTTATCTGATCTTGAAACAGAAAAAGATCAGTATCAAAAAATTATCCGTCAGTTAAAATCAAATAAGATTTTAAAAGCGGCTTTAGAAGACGGAGAAGCAAAACAAGCTTTATTAGAAAGCCTTGGAGCATTGATCAATGAGTTAAAAGAGAACAAATAAGAAATTAAAATATTTTAGATATGTCAAGTAAAGAAGCATATAAAGGTGATCTAGATACAGCAGTATTAGAGCCAAAAGCAGTAAAAGGAATTTCAATTGAAAGAAATGTTGAAAAACTGGCTAAATACGGCGGTTTTGATTTATTAGAAATGGCAATTGAAGGAGTTCAGAACCTTAATCCAGAGAGAAAAGCAAGAAGAAAAATCTTTTTAGGTGAAGTAAACAAAGCAAAAGAAAGAGAAACACTTTTAAAAACATTAGAACTTTGGACTTCGGTTTTAAGCAATAATGAAGCTTTGACTGACATGGTAGCGCAAAGTGAAGACAAATGCAAAGAATCTGAAGCTTTATTGCAAAAAAACCTTGCGAAAGCTGTTGAAGATACACGAGAAATTGAGGCAGCTTACAGAACGTTAGCTTTATTCTTTAAAAATACAGAATCTGATAAAGTAAAAAATGTTACGATTGTAAACGCAGAATTAGATCAGTTAAAAGATCTTGACAATACTCGTTTTATTGATGCAATTCACTCAGAATTAGTAGATAATTACGATCGTTTAGATCTTAAAAACAACTACGGTATTTTGGTAATTCCAGGCTATTTAGGATCAAATAAAGTAATCGAAAAATGGGCGAAAATTGCGCATGAAAACAAAGTAATGTTGGTTACAGATTTCGAACATCTTGACGAACCGGATGATGTAATGGAAATGTTTGACGCTGCTTCTTTAACAGGAGGAGATGTGTACCGTTCTAACGTAATCATGACTTGCAACTGGCTTGTTGGGCGTGGAAGATTTGATCAAATTGAAGAAAACGAAGATTTGCACATTGCGCCTTCTGCAGCATTAGCAGGAAAAATTTACAAAACATTAATGTCTCAAGTTACTGCGGGTAAGAAATTTGGAGGAATTAATGAAGTTGACGGAGTGAAATTTGATCTTAAGAAAAGCGAAATCGCTAATCTTGAAAACTTAGGATTGGTTCCGATGGTAAATGAATACGGAAAAGTAATGGCTTTCTCTGCTAAAACATTATTCAGCGGAGATAACTTAGGATTACAAACTTATTCTGTAGTTCGTGTTTTTGACTATGTGACTAAAGTATTAATGGATTTCCTTAACCGTCGTGCTTTCGAAAACTTTACTGCTAAAACACGTAAAGAAATTATGAATCAGATCGTTGCTTTCCTTGACGGAATCACTGGTCCAGATAAATTAATTGAGAATTTTGAAATCCGCAG includes these proteins:
- a CDS encoding DUF5458 family protein → MSSKEAYKGDLDTAVLEPKAVKGISIERNVEKLAKYGGFDLLEMAIEGVQNLNPERKARRKIFLGEVNKAKERETLLKTLELWTSVLSNNEALTDMVAQSEDKCKESEALLQKNLAKAVEDTREIEAAYRTLALFFKNTESDKVKNVTIVNAELDQLKDLDNTRFIDAIHSELVDNYDRLDLKNNYGILVIPGYLGSNKVIEKWAKIAHENKVMLVTDFEHLDEPDDVMEMFDAASLTGGDVYRSNVIMTCNWLVGRGRFDQIEENEDLHIAPSAALAGKIYKTLMSQVTAGKKFGGINEVDGVKFDLKKSEIANLENLGLVPMVNEYGKVMAFSAKTLFSGDNLGLQTYSVVRVFDYVTKVLMDFLNRRAFENFTAKTRKEIMNQIVAFLDGITGPDKLIENFEIRRFEQDPIQKDRIYMDIHMKPYFPAKNFLIKMDGHKGDDGTEWDTDYEQK
- the tssO gene encoding type VI secretion system TssO, producing MEVLNKQERQKAFIAFLIAFILTFLVMLIAVSFNFYMPVAENKMLKAENEMMKREYDYQTNFSVKIDSIRMTIDSINSPKVDNDFQQRLANVMIANIYQKVPKDTTENKKLYNNVILAYKNIIDYKKQIRSLTHNSHLIDSLNQSAKTYKEELEKVSRDLDVCRQVYQNQ